One part of the Salinivirga cyanobacteriivorans genome encodes these proteins:
- a CDS encoding glycosyltransferase family 39 protein, translating into MKFFSNKTILFIILLVAIATRFYHFTEIPFTHDEFSALFRTDFDTFSELIDQGVRNDGHPAGIQVFLFYWTKMVGQAPWLVKLPFLIFGILSVLLIFLIGRKWYNDTVALLSAAFMAILQYPVMYSQIARPYISGLFFTLAMVWFWTLIIKKPGMSFWKNALGLIIASALCAYNHHFSLLMAGIVWATGLLLIKRALLVKYIIAGAIVILLYLPHLEIFLHQLSLGGIEGWLSKPDNDFILKYLGYIFHFSPMLTGITVFIVFIPLFSGKFNLKLNYKFWLFTAWFLLPLVIGFLYSRYINAVIQYSVLIFSFPFLFFAIFGHIKNQKKWVNGALVAFILISGLYTLIEKRKHYEVFYNNAHAHIVIDNPNAGNTENKTLAIIHADKEINKYYENKYGYDLDYVRYSDFNTQGAFISFLKKQSHKYKQVYFGGLSSSSAIIIPIIQSYFPKVLWHNTYHGGDTYLFSKETSADRKVIATMTFDKKEKYGWKGIKKKGMTRATDDSTNSVYHMKPDMEWGPGYTLLLDTVLTNQNNFIDATIQFNIKTKPNEMLFVLNVKDGDETIFWKARPFEQFITNNDSMQWYTAFHSAKLSDIRLNGGELHVRFSIWNKGKNDIWLDNFKVSYRTGNPRIYGLIEPI; encoded by the coding sequence ATGAAATTTTTTTCGAATAAAACTATCCTTTTCATAATTCTTTTGGTTGCTATCGCCACGAGGTTTTATCATTTTACGGAAATTCCCTTTACCCATGATGAATTTAGTGCCCTGTTTCGTACCGATTTTGATACTTTTAGTGAATTAATTGATCAGGGTGTACGCAATGATGGCCACCCAGCAGGTATACAGGTCTTTCTTTTTTATTGGACAAAAATGGTCGGCCAAGCTCCGTGGCTTGTAAAACTACCATTTTTAATTTTTGGCATTCTCTCAGTTTTGCTCATCTTTTTAATAGGCCGGAAGTGGTATAATGATACCGTTGCGCTGCTTTCAGCTGCTTTTATGGCAATCTTGCAATATCCGGTAATGTACAGCCAAATTGCCCGACCCTATATCAGCGGTTTGTTTTTTACCCTTGCAATGGTGTGGTTCTGGACGTTGATAATTAAAAAACCGGGTATGAGTTTTTGGAAAAATGCCCTGGGTTTAATTATCGCCAGTGCCCTCTGTGCCTATAATCACCATTTCAGCCTCTTAATGGCTGGTATTGTGTGGGCTACAGGATTGTTGTTGATTAAAAGAGCGCTATTAGTGAAATACATTATTGCCGGCGCAATTGTTATTCTGCTTTATTTACCACATCTGGAAATTTTCTTGCATCAGTTGAGTTTGGGTGGAATAGAGGGGTGGCTCTCCAAACCCGACAATGATTTTATATTAAAATATTTGGGATATATTTTCCACTTCTCTCCAATGCTTACAGGTATTACAGTATTTATTGTATTTATTCCATTATTTTCAGGCAAATTTAATTTGAAACTAAATTATAAGTTCTGGCTCTTTACTGCGTGGTTTTTGCTACCCCTGGTCATTGGATTTTTGTACTCAAGGTACATCAATGCGGTTATTCAATATTCTGTGCTAATTTTTAGCTTTCCTTTTTTGTTTTTTGCCATTTTCGGACATATCAAAAATCAGAAAAAATGGGTCAATGGGGCACTGGTTGCTTTCATACTGATCTCTGGTTTGTACACGCTCATAGAAAAACGGAAACACTATGAAGTATTCTACAATAATGCACATGCACATATAGTAATTGATAATCCCAATGCAGGAAACACAGAAAATAAAACCCTTGCAATTATTCATGCCGACAAAGAGATTAATAAATATTATGAAAATAAGTACGGTTATGATTTAGACTATGTCAGATACAGTGATTTTAATACACAGGGAGCATTCATTTCATTTCTGAAAAAGCAGAGTCACAAATACAAACAGGTCTATTTTGGTGGTTTGTCATCAAGTTCTGCCATTATTATACCTATAATACAAAGCTATTTTCCAAAAGTGTTATGGCACAATACTTATCATGGAGGAGATACCTACCTCTTTTCAAAGGAAACAAGTGCCGATAGGAAGGTGATTGCTACTATGACCTTTGATAAAAAAGAAAAGTATGGTTGGAAAGGCATCAAAAAGAAAGGTATGACAAGGGCAACTGATGATTCCACAAATTCTGTATATCACATGAAACCCGATATGGAATGGGGGCCGGGGTATACACTTTTACTTGATACTGTGCTGACCAATCAAAATAACTTTATCGATGCCACAATTCAGTTTAATATTAAAACAAAACCCAACGAAATGCTTTTTGTGCTTAATGTGAAAGATGGCGACGAAACCATTTTCTGGAAAGCACGGCCATTTGAGCAGTTTATAACAAACAACGATTCTATGCAATGGTATACGGCATTTCACTCTGCAAAACTTTCAGACATACGATTGAATGGTGGTGAGTTGCATGTGCGTTTCTCTATTTGGAATAAAGGGAAAAATGATATTTGGCTCGATAATTTTAAGGTTTCCTATCGCACAGGGAACCCCCGGATTTATGGACTTATTGAGCCGATTTAA
- a CDS encoding amidohydrolase: MKNLITILIILISVSCNSLKEKVDLIVKNATIYTVDSGFSKATAMVVTNGEIVAVGDETLLSEYEAKKELNLKGKYVYPGLIDAHCHFYGYSMNLRQIDLRGTQSFDAILEKLQLWNETHRATWILGRGWDQNDWSVKKFPTNEVLNKLFPEKPVFLRRVDGHAAIVNDKALAIAGIDANTKVDGGEIITENGKPTGILIDNALELVSQHIDAPQLSEKVKYINQGAQNCYAAGLTTVADAGLFYDDINLIDSMQRANELKMQVYAMLSPTEKNFKQFMEHGVYRTKRMHVHSVKLYADGALGSRGACMIEPYSDDPDNYGLIITNPEKMEHIARRAFNHDYQVNTHAIGDSANRLILDLYGKILSEKNDRRWRIEHAQVVNPEDIHMFGKYDIIPAVNTTHATSDMYWAGERLGKERLKHAYAYKDLLQQNGWLCNGSDFPVEHIDPLYGFYAAVARQDFEGFPPDGFQMENSLNRVEALKAMTIWAAKSIFEEDRKGSLEPGKQADFVVLDEDIMNIDFERIPKVKNLATFIQGENVFNADKVK; this comes from the coding sequence ATGAAAAATTTAATAACAATTTTAATTATTTTGATATCTGTAAGTTGTAATTCTTTAAAAGAAAAAGTAGATCTGATCGTAAAAAACGCAACTATTTATACGGTTGATTCTGGTTTCTCTAAGGCCACTGCAATGGTAGTAACCAATGGTGAAATTGTGGCAGTCGGAGATGAAACACTTTTATCAGAGTACGAAGCAAAAAAAGAATTGAACCTTAAAGGAAAATATGTGTATCCGGGATTAATTGATGCACATTGCCATTTTTATGGGTATAGCATGAATTTAAGGCAAATCGATTTACGCGGTACACAGTCATTTGATGCTATTCTTGAAAAATTGCAATTATGGAATGAAACTCACCGGGCAACCTGGATTTTGGGCCGTGGCTGGGATCAAAACGACTGGTCGGTGAAGAAATTTCCTACCAATGAGGTGCTAAATAAACTGTTCCCTGAAAAACCTGTCTTTTTGCGCCGTGTGGACGGGCATGCTGCCATTGTCAATGATAAAGCACTTGCAATTGCAGGAATTGATGCCAATACAAAAGTAGATGGCGGTGAAATTATAACCGAAAACGGCAAGCCCACTGGTATACTCATCGATAACGCACTTGAACTGGTGAGTCAGCATATCGATGCACCACAATTAAGCGAAAAGGTAAAATATATCAATCAGGGTGCTCAAAATTGCTATGCCGCTGGATTAACTACTGTGGCAGATGCCGGATTGTTTTATGACGATATCAATTTGATTGACTCGATGCAGCGCGCCAACGAGTTGAAAATGCAGGTGTATGCCATGCTTTCTCCAACAGAGAAGAATTTTAAGCAATTCATGGAACATGGGGTTTACAGAACCAAACGCATGCATGTGCATTCAGTTAAACTATATGCCGATGGTGCGCTGGGTTCACGAGGAGCCTGTATGATTGAGCCATATAGCGATGATCCGGATAATTACGGGCTTATTATAACCAATCCTGAAAAAATGGAACATATTGCACGTCGTGCATTTAATCATGATTACCAGGTGAACACACATGCCATTGGCGATTCGGCTAATCGGTTGATACTGGACTTATATGGAAAGATATTGTCTGAAAAGAATGATCGCCGATGGCGCATTGAACATGCTCAGGTGGTCAATCCTGAAGACATTCATATGTTTGGGAAGTATGATATTATACCAGCAGTGAATACAACACATGCTACTTCAGATATGTACTGGGCTGGTGAAAGACTGGGTAAAGAGAGACTGAAGCACGCCTATGCTTACAAAGATTTATTGCAGCAAAATGGTTGGCTGTGTAATGGCAGTGATTTTCCTGTCGAGCATATTGATCCGTTATACGGTTTTTATGCAGCAGTGGCCAGGCAAGACTTTGAGGGTTTTCCACCCGATGGTTTTCAGATGGAAAACTCATTAAACAGGGTAGAAGCACTTAAAGCCATGACAATTTGGGCTGCTAAAAGTATTTTTGAAGAAGACCGTAAAGGTTCACTTGAGCCAGGTAAACAAGCAGATTTTGTTGTACTTGATGAAGATATTATGAATATTGATTTTGAGCGTATTCCAAAAGTAAAAAACCTTGCTACATTTATTCAGGGAGAGAATGTTTTTAACGCAGATAAGGTCAAATAA
- a CDS encoding DUF4397 domain-containing protein: MKTILLSTLIALFGLGLKAQTADVQIIHNSADAAASSVDVYLDGTLIKDDFNFREATAFLSVPAEQEIIVGIAGSNSTSVDDTLAAFSYNLVANENYIIVANGIISGSGYDPAQPFDLYVYPTARQAAASTGNTDVLVFHGSTDAPTVDIYETAVVNGELINDLAYTDFFGYAELATDDYVLEVRDETGTSTVAAYEAPLASLGLDDAAITVLASGFLNPANNSDGEAFGLYAATAAGGPLVELPLVQEAQVQIIHNSADAAAEMVDVYLNGDLIKDDFMFREATSFLSVPAEEEIVVGIAPSTSASVDDTIAAFNYTLTADEKYIIVANGIVSASGYDPAEAFDLYVFPMARDMAATSGNTDVLVFHGSTDAPVVDIYETAVVNGELIDNLAYGDFFGYAELATDDYVLEVRDETGTSTVAAYEAPLATLGLDDAAITVLASGFLNPANNSDGEAFGLYAALASGGMLVELPLVTEPAEAQVQIIHNSADAAAEMVDVYLNGDLIKDDFMFREATSFLSVPAEEEIVVGIAPSTSASVDDTIAAFNYTLTADEKYIIVANGIVSASGYDPAEAFDLYVFPMARDMAATSGNTDVLVFHGSTDAPVVDIYETAVVNGELIDNLAYGDFFGYAELATDDYVLEVRDETGTSTVAAYEAPLATLGLDDAAITVLASGFLNPANNSDGEAFGLYAALASGGMLVELPLVTEPAEAQVQIIHNSADAAAEMVDVYLNGDLIKDDFMFREATSFLSVPAEEEIVVGIAPSTSASVDDTIAAFNYTLTADEKYIIVANGIVSASGYDPAEAFDLYVFPMARDMAATSGNTDVLVFHGSTDAPVVDIYETAVVNGELIDNLAYGDFFGYAELATDDYVLEVRDETGTSTVAAYEAPLATLGLDDAAITVLASGFLNPANNSDGEAFGLYVALPSGGQLVALSAVGIFDNPQSSISLNVYPNPTSDRLNIASDSSIEKVEIFNAQGQIVIQRAANADKLSLNISDLTEGTYFVRVQSNNNVGVERIIKQ; this comes from the coding sequence ATGAAAACAATTCTGCTCTCGACATTGATTGCGCTTTTTGGTCTTGGACTAAAAGCACAAACAGCTGATGTTCAAATTATACATAACTCAGCTGACGCCGCCGCATCATCTGTTGATGTTTATCTGGATGGCACACTTATAAAAGACGACTTTAATTTCCGTGAAGCCACCGCGTTTCTATCGGTACCGGCAGAACAGGAAATTATTGTAGGAATCGCAGGTTCTAATTCAACCAGCGTAGACGATACATTAGCTGCTTTCAGTTATAACCTGGTAGCAAATGAAAACTACATTATTGTAGCCAATGGTATTATCAGTGGTTCTGGTTATGATCCGGCTCAGCCTTTTGACCTGTACGTTTATCCTACGGCACGCCAGGCTGCTGCCTCAACTGGTAACACCGACGTACTTGTATTCCACGGTAGTACTGATGCGCCAACCGTTGATATTTATGAAACTGCTGTTGTAAACGGTGAATTAATCAATGACCTGGCTTACACCGACTTTTTCGGTTATGCTGAATTGGCTACTGATGACTATGTACTGGAAGTACGCGACGAAACCGGGACATCAACCGTGGCAGCTTACGAAGCACCTCTGGCTTCATTAGGTTTAGATGATGCAGCTATTACTGTACTGGCTTCAGGTTTCCTGAACCCTGCCAACAACAGTGATGGGGAAGCCTTTGGATTGTATGCTGCGACTGCTGCAGGTGGACCACTTGTGGAATTACCGCTCGTGCAGGAAGCTCAGGTACAAATTATTCACAACTCTGCGGATGCTGCTGCTGAAATGGTAGATGTGTACCTGAACGGTGACCTTATTAAAGATGACTTTATGTTCCGGGAAGCTACATCATTCCTTTCGGTACCTGCTGAAGAAGAAATCGTTGTGGGTATTGCGCCTTCAACATCAGCAAGTGTTGATGATACAATCGCGGCTTTCAATTACACGCTGACAGCTGACGAGAAATATATTATCGTTGCTAACGGTATTGTAAGTGCTTCAGGTTACGATCCTGCTGAAGCTTTTGATTTATATGTATTCCCTATGGCTCGTGATATGGCTGCTACTTCAGGAAATACTGACGTACTTGTATTCCACGGTAGTACCGACGCTCCTGTAGTGGACATTTATGAAACCGCTGTTGTAAACGGTGAACTTATTGATAACCTTGCTTATGGTGACTTCTTTGGATATGCTGAGTTAGCCACAGATGACTATGTATTAGAAGTACGCGACGAAACTGGTACTTCAACTGTTGCAGCTTACGAAGCTCCACTTGCTACTTTAGGTTTAGACGATGCTGCTATAACTGTACTGGCTTCAGGTTTCCTGAACCCTGCAAACAACAGCGATGGTGAAGCTTTTGGATTGTATGCTGCTCTGGCTTCAGGTGGAATGTTAGTTGAATTGCCACTTGTAACTGAACCCGCAGAAGCTCAGGTACAAATTATTCACAACTCTGCGGATGCTGCTGCTGAAATGGTAGATGTGTACCTGAACGGTGACCTTATTAAAGATGACTTTATGTTCCGGGAAGCTACATCATTCCTTTCGGTACCTGCTGAAGAAGAAATCGTTGTGGGTATTGCGCCTTCAACATCAGCAAGTGTTGATGATACAATCGCGGCTTTCAATTACACGCTGACAGCTGACGAGAAATATATTATCGTTGCTAACGGTATTGTAAGTGCTTCAGGTTACGATCCTGCTGAAGCTTTTGATTTATATGTATTCCCTATGGCTCGTGATATGGCTGCTACTTCAGGAAATACTGACGTACTTGTATTCCACGGTAGTACCGACGCTCCTGTAGTGGATATTTATGAAACCGCTGTTGTAAACGGTGAACTTATTGATAACCTTGCTTATGGTGACTTCTTTGGATATGCTGAGTTAGCCACAGATGACTATGTATTAGAAGTACGCGACGAAACTGGTACTTCAACTGTTGCAGCTTACGAAGCTCCACTTGCTACTTTAGGTTTAGACGATGCTGCTATAACTGTACTGGCTTCAGGTTTCCTGAACCCTGCAAACAACAGCGATGGTGAAGCTTTTGGATTGTATGCTGCTCTGGCTTCAGGTGGAATGTTAGTTGAATTGCCACTTGTAACTGAACCCGCAGAAGCTCAGGTACAAATTATTCACAACTCTGCGGATGCTGCTGCTGAAATGGTAGATGTGTACCTGAACGGTGACCTTATTAAAGATGACTTTATGTTCCGGGAAGCTACATCATTCCTTTCGGTACCTGCTGAAGAAGAAATCGTTGTGGGTATTGCGCCTTCAACATCAGCAAGTGTTGATGATACAATCGCGGCTTTCAATTACACGCTGACAGCTGACGAGAAATATATTATCGTTGCTAACGGTATTGTAAGTGCTTCAGGTTACGATCCTGCTGAAGCTTTTGATTTATATGTATTCCCTATGGCTCGTGATATGGCTGCTACTTCAGGAAATACTGACGTACTTGTATTCCACGGTAGTACCGACGCTCCTGTAGTGGACATTTATGAAACCGCTGTTGTAAACGGTGAACTTATTGATAACCTTGCTTATGGTGACTTCTTTGGATATGCTGAGTTAGCCACAGATGACTATGTATTAGAAGTACGCGACGAAACTGGTACTTCAACTGTTGCAGCTTACGAAGCTCCACTTGCTACTTTAGGTTTAGACGATGCTGCTATAACTGTACTGGCTTCAGGTTTCCTGAACCCTGCAAACAACAGCGATGGTGAAGCTTTTGGATTGTATGTAGCATTGCCATCAGGCGGACAGCTTGTAGCATTAAGCGCAGTTGGTATTTTTGACAATCCACAAAGCTCGATTAGCCTGAATGTGTATCCAAACCCAACCAGTGACCGTTTGAATATTGCTTCAGACAGTAGCATTGAAAAGGTTGAGATATTTAATGCACAGGGTCAAATCGTAATTCAGCGCGCAGCAAATGCCGACAAGCTGAGTTTAAACATCAGCGACCTTACTGAGGGCACATACTTCGTAAGAGTTCAGAGCAACAACAACGTAGGTGTTGAAAGAATAATCAAACAATAA
- a CDS encoding superoxide dismutase, which yields MKFTLPELPFEKDALEPHISAKTIEFHYGKHHKTYVDKLNKLVEGTEFANADLETIIKNADGGIFNNGAQVWNHTFYFEALSGNPKAKPGGKLLGAIDKVFGNYEQFIEDFTNAGTTLFGSGWVWLIQNKDGDLDIMQGQNAENPIRDGYKPLMTMDVWEHAYYLDTQNARPKYIENFFAVLDWEVIEKRLG from the coding sequence ATGAAATTCACACTACCAGAATTACCTTTTGAAAAGGACGCTTTAGAACCACATATCAGTGCAAAAACAATTGAGTTCCATTATGGCAAGCACCATAAAACTTATGTGGACAAATTAAACAAACTGGTTGAAGGAACCGAGTTTGCAAATGCAGATCTGGAAACCATAATTAAAAATGCAGATGGTGGCATATTCAATAACGGAGCCCAGGTCTGGAACCATACCTTCTATTTTGAAGCATTAAGTGGTAACCCCAAAGCTAAACCAGGTGGAAAACTTCTGGGAGCCATTGATAAAGTTTTTGGTAATTATGAGCAATTTATAGAAGACTTCACAAATGCAGGCACTACGCTTTTCGGCTCTGGATGGGTATGGCTCATTCAAAATAAAGATGGTGACCTGGATATTATGCAAGGTCAAAATGCTGAAAATCCAATTCGCGATGGTTATAAACCACTTATGACCATGGATGTTTGGGAGCATGCATATTACCTTGATACCCAAAATGCCAGACCTAAATACATTGAGAATTTCTTTGCTGTATTGGACTGGGAAGTTATTGAAAAAAGATTGGGCTAA
- a CDS encoding superoxide dismutase, translating to MSFKLTNLPYDFNALEPYIDAQTMEIHHDKHHGGYTKKLNAALEKEGVNNNNIEDILSNVSKYSVGVRNNGGGYYNHNLFWEIMSPNGGGEPTDEIGKAIKETFGSFDAFKDEFAQAAAGRFGSGWAWLVKDNGKLKIGSTPNQDNPLMDISEFKGQPILGLDVWEHAYYLKYQNRRPEYIDAFFNVINWDKVNELYKA from the coding sequence ATGAGTTTTAAATTAACGAATTTACCATACGATTTTAATGCACTGGAACCTTACATCGATGCCCAAACCATGGAAATTCACCATGATAAACACCATGGCGGTTATACCAAGAAACTGAATGCCGCATTGGAGAAAGAAGGTGTAAACAACAATAATATTGAAGACATACTCAGTAATGTCTCAAAATACTCTGTAGGAGTAAGAAATAATGGTGGTGGATATTATAATCACAACCTGTTTTGGGAAATTATGAGCCCCAACGGAGGTGGCGAACCTACTGACGAAATAGGTAAAGCAATTAAAGAAACATTTGGCTCGTTTGATGCCTTTAAAGATGAGTTTGCTCAGGCTGCAGCCGGACGATTTGGTTCAGGTTGGGCATGGTTAGTAAAAGACAACGGCAAGCTCAAAATAGGTAGCACCCCAAACCAGGATAATCCATTAATGGATATCTCAGAGTTTAAAGGACAACCAATACTAGGTTTAGACGTGTGGGAACACGCGTATTATCTGAAATATCAGAACAGAAGACCAGAATACATTGATGCATTTTTCAACGTAATTAACTGGGATAAAGTCAACGAGTTATATAAAGCATAA
- a CDS encoding potassium channel family protein has protein sequence MFRTFDHFNVKTVDKPYISALGTQYEQTAIISFYDSANHLLSTRDFGVANIDKIYNEIEQERIIVLDEAYIQNFSITAWRRLNLIDKNEFVAIKKIIANDAFFNVFNNVDFSYIALEACETNFNNSVFYGGDLSFSHSVFSGVEADFSYITHRKGGLVFNSAKFTGGGLSFKNSIFCHGEKNFQYAKFEHSYLDFTNCEFNDGDINMVDTRFTGGLSFKVARIGKGNVNFQFARFTTKEVSFDRVVFGEGNIDFRTTEFENVKANFNRSIAGNGSWDFSGCEANDGKLTFKKVLFGSGTVDFSEVIFNRTDLNFSRAETQEALIKLENARLHNVDFSYCFFNRYLNFRLHSAQRIDFKNAIVRDILDLNLPKEGQPVPMLNFTDMSLPGLLYIDWKRNRVEQAVYNQNSLTTDYEKATQFLMLKENFNTNGQYESEDLAYVEYRRCIARSRLNNNGGGVNQKVLRGFLYGLDRVLLDYTGLYGTSPTRVFATMIMVYVLFSLGYLAIILGGSGDIVVSVGAQYDLSLWSKSFYHSAITMLTIGYGDHFPVGIARGLSAVQGFIGMLLLSYFTVSLVHKILR, from the coding sequence ATGTTCAGGACTTTCGATCATTTCAATGTTAAAACTGTTGATAAGCCTTATATTTCTGCACTTGGGACGCAATACGAGCAAACAGCCATAATATCTTTTTATGATTCTGCCAATCATCTTTTATCTACACGGGATTTTGGTGTTGCCAATATTGATAAAATTTATAATGAAATAGAGCAAGAGCGTATTATTGTGCTGGACGAAGCTTATATTCAAAATTTTTCAATAACAGCCTGGCGACGTTTGAATTTAATAGACAAAAATGAATTTGTAGCTATAAAAAAGATTATTGCCAACGATGCTTTTTTTAATGTGTTTAATAATGTTGACTTTTCTTATATTGCTCTTGAAGCGTGCGAGACTAATTTTAATAACAGTGTATTTTATGGTGGAGATTTATCTTTTTCACATAGCGTATTTTCCGGTGTAGAGGCTGATTTTTCGTATATAACACATCGAAAAGGCGGATTGGTATTTAATTCTGCCAAATTTACCGGGGGCGGGCTTAGCTTCAAAAACTCCATTTTTTGCCATGGAGAAAAGAATTTTCAATACGCAAAATTTGAGCATTCCTATCTGGATTTCACCAATTGCGAATTTAATGATGGAGATATAAATATGGTTGATACCCGCTTTACCGGAGGCCTGAGCTTCAAGGTGGCGAGAATAGGAAAGGGCAATGTAAATTTTCAATTTGCCCGTTTTACAACCAAAGAAGTTTCATTCGATCGGGTTGTTTTTGGAGAGGGCAATATTGACTTTCGCACTACTGAGTTTGAAAATGTAAAAGCCAATTTTAACCGCAGTATAGCCGGAAATGGATCCTGGGACTTTTCTGGTTGTGAGGCAAATGATGGAAAACTGACTTTTAAAAAGGTTTTGTTTGGTAGTGGTACGGTTGATTTTAGTGAAGTAATATTTAATCGAACAGACCTGAACTTTTCCAGGGCTGAGACACAGGAAGCACTCATAAAACTTGAAAATGCCAGGCTGCACAATGTGGATTTCAGCTATTGTTTTTTTAACCGTTATTTAAACTTCAGGCTGCACAGCGCGCAGCGTATAGATTTTAAAAATGCAATTGTACGTGATATTCTCGATTTGAATCTCCCTAAAGAGGGGCAGCCTGTTCCAATGTTGAACTTTACTGATATGAGTTTACCGGGCCTGCTCTATATCGACTGGAAGCGGAACCGGGTTGAACAAGCTGTTTATAATCAGAATTCACTGACTACTGATTATGAGAAGGCCACACAATTTTTAATGCTTAAGGAAAATTTTAACACGAACGGTCAATATGAGTCTGAGGACCTGGCGTATGTAGAGTATCGCCGTTGTATTGCCCGATCCAGGTTAAATAATAACGGCGGAGGGGTAAATCAAAAAGTATTAAGAGGCTTTTTATACGGACTCGACCGGGTTTTACTTGATTATACCGGGTTATACGGCACCAGCCCCACACGCGTATTTGCTACCATGATAATGGTTTATGTGCTTTTTAGTTTGGGATATTTGGCCATTATTCTTGGTGGTTCAGGCGATATAGTTGTTAGTGTTGGGGCCCAATACGACTTGTCATTGTGGTCTAAAAGCTTTTATCATAGCGCGATTACAATGTTAACCATTGGTTATGGCGACCATTTCCCCGTAGGAATTGCCCGGGGCTTAAGTGCGGTGCAAGGTTTTATCGGAATGCTTTTGCTTAGCTATTTTACCGTGTCGTTGGTGCATAAAATATTGCGTTAA
- a CDS encoding alpha/beta fold hydrolase, with protein MPYFTVKNIRLFYNERGKGVPLIMLHDNGGSSKMLKTEIRYYSKHFRVIGFDLPGHGRSDRIHDFEGDFWQYSAFIIKKALVELDLTDANIMGTSGGAIVGFHLALDQDLNCRALIADSFEGLALPPERAKQKMEQRSRTIKINFFRMFFQYLHGKDWQEVLRSDASNQLHFAEHKTVWFDSLEELNCRVLLTALTNDNMIPRAAEKVKLVHDLLPNSRLHLFDKGKHPAMLSNKKKYRKLVCDFCCKQ; from the coding sequence ATGCCTTATTTTACAGTAAAAAATATACGGTTGTTTTATAATGAACGTGGTAAGGGTGTTCCCCTTATTATGTTGCATGATAACGGCGGATCATCAAAAATGCTCAAAACGGAGATACGCTATTATAGTAAGCATTTTCGCGTTATTGGATTCGATTTACCCGGCCATGGCAGAAGCGACCGTATTCATGATTTTGAAGGTGATTTTTGGCAATACAGCGCTTTTATCATTAAAAAGGCTTTGGTGGAGTTAGACCTTACCGATGCCAATATTATGGGAACAAGCGGAGGCGCAATTGTGGGGTTTCATCTGGCTTTGGACCAGGATTTAAATTGCCGTGCACTCATTGCTGATAGTTTTGAAGGACTGGCTTTACCACCTGAGCGTGCTAAACAAAAAATGGAGCAAAGATCACGTACCATAAAAATAAATTTTTTTCGCATGTTTTTTCAATACCTCCATGGAAAGGACTGGCAAGAAGTATTAAGAAGTGATGCAAGTAACCAATTACATTTTGCAGAACATAAAACTGTGTGGTTCGATTCACTCGAGGAATTGAACTGCAGGGTTTTACTGACTGCACTTACAAATGATAATATGATTCCCCGCGCTGCCGAAAAGGTTAAGCTGGTACACGATTTATTGCCCAATAGCAGACTGCACCTATTCGACAAAGGCAAGCATCCGGCAATGCTGTCAAATAAAAAAAAGTATCGCAAATTGGTTTGTGATTTTTGCTGTAAACAATAA
- a CDS encoding PGPGW domain-containing protein, producing the protein MTHEKIQSLLIVLHHFMLKIPSKYRKYIRPFLGIFILLLGLVFMFVPFIPLGYIFLAAALIILSYELPPVRRLLNRLKRNGNGDEIEKIEAEVDEVEDEISKKIVENESTRYQKKGPEQ; encoded by the coding sequence ATGACTCATGAAAAAATACAGAGTTTATTAATTGTTCTGCACCATTTTATGCTAAAAATACCATCGAAATACCGTAAGTATATAAGACCATTTCTGGGCATATTTATTCTATTACTTGGGCTTGTTTTTATGTTTGTTCCCTTTATCCCACTGGGCTATATATTTTTGGCAGCAGCTCTTATTATCCTCTCGTATGAGTTGCCGCCTGTACGCAGATTACTCAATCGCCTTAAAAGAAACGGAAATGGAGATGAAATTGAAAAGATTGAAGCTGAAGTAGATGAAGTTGAAGACGAAATAAGCAAGAAGATTGTGGAAAACGAATCAACCCGGTATCAGAAAAAAGGCCCGGAGCAATAA